In Chitinivibrionales bacterium, the following are encoded in one genomic region:
- a CDS encoding alcohol dehydrogenase catalytic domain-containing protein, with protein MKSMVLTGINTMELREQPSPEITNDTEVLIALSSVGVCGSDIHYYETGRIGSQVVEYPFRVGHECSGVIEEVGSAVSHVAVGDRVAIDPAMPCYECDQCLAGRYHTCRNLGFLGTPGQAEGCLCERIVMPEWSCFKADTLSFDEAAFAEPLSIGVYAVKKSIPMVNARGAILGSGPIGLCVLLPALAAGAERIYMTDKIDERCDRARSAGAHWVGNPDQCDIAKAIGEQEPLGLDVVFECCGDQDALDQAIDILKPGGKLVVVGIPREERVSFCIDKLRRKEILVQNIRRQVDCVEPACAMIAEKKVDVMPLITHRFPFEETIDAFEFVKGYKDGVIKAMIEFQTK; from the coding sequence ATGAAATCGATGGTTCTTACCGGTATTAATACGATGGAACTTCGGGAGCAGCCTTCGCCGGAAATTACAAACGACACGGAGGTTCTGATTGCACTGTCATCGGTTGGTGTCTGTGGTTCGGATATACATTATTATGAAACGGGAAGAATTGGTTCGCAGGTTGTGGAGTATCCTTTCCGGGTCGGACATGAATGCTCGGGGGTTATCGAAGAGGTTGGGAGTGCGGTTTCCCATGTTGCCGTGGGTGACCGGGTGGCGATCGACCCGGCCATGCCCTGTTATGAGTGTGATCAGTGTCTGGCTGGCCGTTATCACACTTGCCGTAATCTCGGGTTTCTGGGAACGCCGGGGCAGGCTGAGGGATGTTTATGTGAGCGTATTGTTATGCCGGAGTGGTCCTGTTTCAAGGCCGATACACTCTCATTCGATGAGGCGGCTTTTGCCGAACCCTTATCGATCGGTGTGTATGCTGTTAAAAAATCGATTCCCATGGTCAATGCACGGGGGGCGATACTGGGAAGTGGCCCCATCGGACTCTGTGTTTTGCTTCCAGCGCTTGCAGCAGGGGCCGAAAGGATATACATGACCGATAAAATTGATGAACGATGTGACCGTGCCCGCAGCGCAGGCGCTCACTGGGTGGGAAATCCCGACCAATGTGATATTGCAAAGGCAATCGGGGAGCAGGAACCCCTGGGGCTCGATGTTGTTTTCGAATGCTGCGGAGACCAGGATGCGCTCGATCAGGCAATCGATATACTCAAGCCGGGTGGTAAACTGGTTGTTGTCGGAATCCCCCGTGAGGAACGGGTGTCATTCTGTATCGACAAACTGAGGCGAAAAGAGATCCTGGTGCAGAATATCAGACGTCAGGTCGATTGCGTGGAACCTGCATGTGCAATGATCGCAGAGAAAAAAGTCGATGTTATGCCGTTGATAACCCATCGGTTTCCTTTCGAAGAAACGATCGATGCCTTTGAATTTGTTAAAGGATACAAAGACGGGGTTATAAAAGCGATGATCGAGTTTCAAACGAAATGA